Proteins found in one Penaeus vannamei isolate JL-2024 chromosome 43, ASM4276789v1, whole genome shotgun sequence genomic segment:
- the Hel89B gene encoding TATA-binding protein-associated factor 172, translated as MSSRLDRLFLLLETGGSGVTRQAAAQQLGEVVRLHPHDLNYLLSRVHVYLSSKSWETRIAAGLAVEAIVRNIPQWNPQPVKREYVDEEMCKPVAGRLSLGSFNISHVLQKGSYLMAADEKQFEAEDENIPMDPVERINCQRKLVNQRLGLDVAEVIGVDTQNLFTNEDLTDSHQGGITSHNGQEKDAVVDIIRREMKSAGLPLSSREMNRARRKAKLLARQKSMDVSECTSDEGPEKKRMRLASSVTVDQAGSDDEERMVVDEGPVGMYPGEEGTEWPLDSFCELLATDLFSASWEVRHGAATGLRQIIKVHGRGGGKATYHTKEQMEQYHQAWLEDMAVRLVCVLALDRFGDFVSDQVVAPVRETCAQALGGILHLLSEGGVFGVLSLLETMLSWKEWEARHGGLLGLKYLLAVRDDLRSQLLTHAYPHIYKGLVDEMDDVVAVAASCLVPVSDSVVLLLDREVVTKLVATLWDSLLDIDDLTSSTNSILLLLSKLLSHLSSDASMQSDLKELAPRLWPFLYHSSSSVRGSALATLATLTSASHSAKVKVENQEVGAQVDIKQENSSNSCENVTAKVEEMAMEERSEAEESSKIDIKQESTNSHESVTAKVEEKSLEAEENIKKDDKMLVEKSPEAEENIKKDDKMLEEKSPKAEENIKKDDKMLVEKSPKAEENIKKDDKMLVDEEKQDDKKIPPSDDQQMKKDENSNQDQSTEKGEQKEEEMEKEKNEVKNEPENNQAEVKFPQEETKCEDFLEWLNPIIQPALTHMYQRALLETSEENIEFVFKIWEQMLARTSLESLLPAVCPMIASWLCLMMANPKVPLEPTLLLIAHHNKSGEGKRLRVGALNDPAEKAEAKYYLGGCEQYNDPCEKQSVVVRARCAAARLLGCLSNYVIKPMPGIVYPPEETPVLCYIRLLIAHLSSRSAVQRLAAGAVVREWASIYANQECHSLLQNALHSCLMEVVYYDEIALSFTRLQQETRDFMAMLRHYKLPLDEAFINAPVLTLEQIQNLSGHVALTLFNGGRLRPKVHSTLEERRKAIQNNVSQTSTDQISLSTTTQAIISGAVVRFRILPPKLNPIIKPLMDSIKKEKIEQLQALAARDLTKLLELCMDRQTNPNGKVIKNLASFLCVDQEFTPKIPHEESKNTGDANKQKGILSLSSQLKNAERQLLRRTSSITGRGPGRPPANAKKEDPSEVTEAILDSENQQLAEIQRRGCTTALTHVAQYFGAELPTKVPQLWDLLCSPFSVPPQNEVTLKDSQEAVHQLQLLEVVVPTLHPKLVAEFETKLELFEHWLYHPYSEVRHMTTRVMGSLATVLTVPVMTYVVEQVVPALTAIDNDNKRQGAVECIFAAIDRLGFDVVPYIVLLIVPLLGRMSDQDNSVRLMATHCFATLIRLLPLEGGVPDPPNLSDVLLQQKRRERDFLERLLDPSKIENYNVPLPINAELRSYQQSGVNWLYFLNQYRLHGILCDDMGLGKTLQSICILAGDHFSKRKEYQKLGQKGNKPLQSLVVCPPTLTGHWVYEVEKFVKRKYLNPLHYFGPPAERYKLRRFFPDHNLIVASYDIVRNEIDFFSQIKWNYVILDEGHVIKNGKTKSSKAIKQLVAHHRLILSGTPIQNNVLELWSLFDFLMPGFLGTERQFMARYAKPILQSRDAKSSSKEQEAGVLAMEALHRQVLPFLLRRVKEDVLKDLPPKITQDYYCDLSPLQQQLYEDFARTQANQDINDALRSTDQEKEVGNKPHSHIFQALQYLRKVCNHPKLVLKPQHPEYERVTAQLKECSSSLSDVTHSAKLPALKQLLLDCGIGAGGGTETEVVVSPHRALIFCQLKGMLDIIEDDLLKRHLPSVTYLRLDGSVPAGSRHALVQRFNADPSIDLLLLTTQVGGLGLNLIGADTVIFVEHDWNPMRDLQAMDRAHRIGQKRVVNVYRLITRGTLEEKIMGLQKFKMMTANTVISHENSSLLSMATNQLLDLFTLDSGGKAEAQNRGDDTGSTQGLGVGCTGAKAVLENLPELWDEDQYQSEYELTAFMKSLKK; from the exons ATGTCAAGCag ATTAGACCGGTTGTTCCTGCTGCTGGAGACAGGAGGCTCTGGCGTTACACGGCAGGCGGCAGCACAACAGCTAGGGGAAGTGGTTCGCCTGCATCCCCACGATCTTAACTACCTCCTGAGTCGCGTCCATGTGTACCTGAGCTCTAAGTCATGGGAAACGAGAATAGCTGCAGGTCTTGCAGTCGAGGCCATAGTGAGGAACATTCCGCAGTGGAATCCACAGCCTGTGAAGAGAG AGTATGTTGATGAGGAAATGTGCAAGCCAGTAGCGGGCCGGCTGTCACTGGGCTCTTTTAACATCAGCCATGTCCTGCAGAAAGGGTCGTACCTCATGGCTGCCGATGAGAAGCAGTTCGAGGCAGAGGATGAAAATATTC CCATGGATCCTGTGGAGCGTATTAATTGCCAGCGGAAGTTAGTGAATCAGCGGCTCGGCCTTGATGTTGCAGAAGTCATTGGGGTTGACACTCAGAATCTATTTACAAATGAAGATTTAACAGACTCACATCAAGGGGGAATCACCTCACACAATGGCCAGGAAAAA GATGCAGTTGTGGATATTATAAGAAGGGAGATGAAATCTGCGGGTTTACCATTAAGTTCCAGGGAAATGAATAGGGCTCGGCGGAAGGCCAAGTTGTTAGCAAGACAGAAGTCGATGGATGTGTCTGAATGT ACCAGTGACGAGGGACCAGAGAAGAAGCGCATGCGTCTGGCAAGTTCTGTGACGGTGGACCAAGCAGGAAGCGACGATGAGGAGAGAATGGTGGTTGACGAAGGACCTGTGGGAATGTATCCAGGAGAGGAG GGAACTGAGTGGCCCCTAGATTCATTTTGTGAGCTTCTTGCAACAGACTTGTTCAGTGCCTCTTGGGAGGTGCGACACGGAGCTGCAACAGGGCTCAGGCAGATCATTAAAGTACatggaagaggtggtgggaagGCTACTTATCATACAAAAGAACAA ATGGAACAGTATCACCAAGCCTGGCTAGAGGACATGGCTGTGCGATTGGTCTGTGTTTTAGCTCTAGACCGCTTTGGTGATTTTGTCTCGGATCAAGTTGTGGCGCCTGTGAGGGAGACATGTGCACAAGCTCTGG GTGGAATCTTGCACTTACTCTCAGAGGGGGGTGTCTTTGGTGTTCTTAGCTTACTGGAAACAATGTTGTCATGGAAGGAATGGGAGGCTCGCCATGGGGGTTTGCTTGGCCTCAAGTACCTCTTGGCTGTTCGAGATGACCTCAGGTCGCAGCTACTCACTCatgcatatccacatatatataaag GCTTAGTGGATGAGATGGATGACGTAGTGGCTGTGGCTGCATCTTGTCTGGTTCCTGTGTCTGACAGTGTTGTCTTGCTGCTGGACCGAGAAGTAGTTACAAAGCTGGTGGCTACATTGTGGGATTCACTTCTTGACATAGATGATTTGACTTCCTCGACCAACTCCATATTACTGCTTTTATCAAAACTTCTTTCCCATTTAAGTAGTGATGCCAG CATGCAAAGTGACCTGAAAGAACTGGCTCCAAGGCTTTGGCCATTTCTCTACCACTCAAGTAGTTCTGTGAGAGGATCTGCCCTTGCAACCTTAGCCACCCTCACGTCAGCCTCACACAGTGCAAAGGTTAAAGTAGAAAATCAAGAAGTGGGAGCACAAGTTGATATTAAACAGGAAAACTCATCAAACAGTTGTGAAAACGTGACAGCCAAAGTGGAGGAAATGGCGATGGAAGAACGTTCAGAGGCAGAAGAAAGTAGTAAGATAGATATTAAACAAGAAAGCACAAACTCTCATGAAAGTGTGACAGCCAAAGTGGAGGAGAAGTCACTGGAGGCAGAGGAAAATAtcaagaaagatgataaaatgtTGGTGGAGAAGTCGCCAGAGGCAGAGGAAAATAtcaagaaagatgataaaatgtTGGAGGAGAAGTCGCCGAAGGCAGAGGAAAATAtcaagaaagatgataaaatgtTGGTGGAGAAGTCGCCGAAGGCAGAGGAAAATATCAAGAAAGATGATAAGATGTTGGTAGACGAGGAGAAACAAGATGATAAGAAAATCCCTCCCTCAGATGATCAGCAGATGAAAAAGGATGAGAATAGCAATCAAGATCAGTCaacagagaagggagagcaaaaagaagaggaaatggaaaaagaaaagaacgaagtgAAAAATGAACCAGAAAATAATCAAGCAGAGGTCAAATTTCCTCAAGAGGAGACAAAATGTGAGGATTTTCTAGAATGGCTAAACCCCATTATCCAACCAGCTCTCACTCACATGTATCAGAGAGCGTTGTTAGAAACCTCAGAAGAAAACATCGAATTTGTTTTCAAG ATATGGGAACAGATGTTGGCAAGGACGAGCCTTGAGAGTTTGCTGCCAGCTGTGTGTCCTATGATTGCTTCTTGGCTCTGCCTCATGATGGCCAACCCCAAGGTTCCTCTTGAGCCAACACTCTTACTAATTGCTCATCATAATAAG tcaggtgaggggaagagattgCGAGTCGGTGCCCTAAATGATCCAGCGGAAAAAGCTGAAGCCAAATATTACCTGGGTGGTTGTGAACAGTATAATGATCCTTGTGAGAAACAATCTGTGGTTGTGAGGGCCAGATGTGCTGCTGCAAGACTCCTAG GTTGCCTTTCAAACTATGTGATTAAGCCCATGCCAGGGATAGTATACCCTCCCGAGGAAACTCCTGTTCTATGCTACATTCGCCTTCTTATTGCACATCTCAGCTCTCGTTCGGCAGTGCAGCGACTAGCAGCAGGAGCTGTGGTTAGGGAATGGGCATCAATATATGCCAACCAAGAGTGCCATTCACTCCTTCAGAATGCTCTACATTCATGTCTGATGGAGGTTGTCTACTATGATGAAATTGCTTTGTCTTTTACAAG ATTACAGCAGGAAACACGTGACTTTATGGCTATGCTAAGACATTATAAGCTTCCTTTAGATGAGGCCTTCATAAATGCTCCAGTATTAACCTTAGAACAG ATTCAGAATCTCAGCGGGCATGTAGCTTTAACGTTATTTAACGGAGGACGCCTTAGGCCCAAAGTTCATAGTACActggaagagagacggaaagctATTCAAAATAATGTGTCGCAAACCTCAACAGACCAGATAAGCTTATCTACAAC GACTCAGGCAATAATCTCTGGAGCTGTAGTGCGATTTCGGATTTTACCACCTAAGCTCAACCCAATTATTAAGCCTCTCATGGACAGCATCAAGAAGGAAAAGATTGAACAATTGCAG GCTTTAGCGGCAAGGGACCTTACCAAACTGTTGGAGCTGTGTATGGACCGACAAACCAACCCAAATGGCAAAGTGATCAAGAATCTTGCTTCTTTTCTCTGCGTCGATCAAGAATTTACTCCTAAAATCCCTCATGAG GAATCCAAGAACACAGGAGATGCCAATAAACAAAAAGGAATACTGAGCTTGTCATCACAGCTAAAG AACGCAGAGCGCCAGCTTCTCAGGCGAACTTCATCAATCACTGGACGTGGCCCAGGAAGACCGCCGGCCAATGCAAAGAAAGAAGACCCTAGTGAGGTTACTGAGGCAATCTTAGACTCAGAG AATCAACAACTAGCAGAAATTCAACGGAGAGGATGCACAACCGCTCTGACGCACGTTGCTCAGTACTTTGGCGCTGAACTGCCAACCAAAGTACCTCAGCTATGGGATCTACTGTGTAGTCCATTCAGTGTACCTCCCCAGAATGAAGTAACTCTGAAGGATTCACAGGAGGCAGTGCACCAGCTGCAGCTTCTGGAGGTGGTGGTACCAACGCTACATCCGAAGTTGGTTGCGGAG TTTGAGACAAAGTTAGAGCTGTTTGAGCACTGGCTCTACCATCCATACAGCGAAGTGCGCCACATGACCACTCGAGTGATGGGCTCTCTCGCCACTGTGCTGACTGTGCCTGTGATGACCTATGTGGTGGAGCAGGTTGTGCCAGCACTTACtgccattgataatgacaacaagagACAAGGAGCTGTTGAATGCATATTTGCTGCCATTGATCGTTTGGGATTTGATGTCGTGCCTTACATTGTTCTCCTTATTGTGCCTTTATTAG GTCGTATGAGTGACCAAGACAATAGTGTCCGCCTCATGGCCACACATTGTTTTGCAACCCTCATCCGATTATTGCCTCTTGAGGGAGGTGTGCCAGACCCTCCCAATCTGAGTGATGTCCTCTTACAGcagaagcgaagagaaagggaTTTCCTTGAGAGACTGCTTGATCCATCCAAAATTGAGAATTACAATGTTCCCTTGCCTATTAATGCAGAGTTGAGGTCATACCAGCAA AGTGGAGTGAACTGGCTCTATTTCCTGAATCAGTACAGACTTCATGGAATCTTGTGTGATGACATGGGTCTTGGCAAGACTTTGCAGTCAATCTGTATTCTAGCAGGTGATCACTTCAGCAAAAGAAAGGAATATCAG AAATTGGGCCAGAAGGGAAATAAACCCCTCCAGTCCCTTGTGGTATGCCCTCCGACCCTCACAGGACATTGGGTCTATGAGGTTGAGAAGTTTGTCAAGAGGAAATACTTGAATCCACTACACTACTTTGGCCCTCCAGCAGAGAGATACAA actGAGGAGGTTCTTCCCAGACCACAACCTGATAGTAGCATCTTACGACATTGTAAGAAATGAGATCGACTTCTTCTCTCAAATTAAGTGGAATTACGTGATTCTCGATGAGGGTCATGTTAttaaaaatggaaaaacaaaG TCTTCAAAAGCCATTAAGCAACTTGTGGCCCACCATCGTCTGATTCTGTCAGGAACCCCCATACAAAACAACGTTCTGGAACTGTGGTCACTCTTTGATTTTTTGATGCCAGGCTTCTTGGGCACAGAAAGACAGTTTATGGCCCGCTATGCCAAGCCAATCCTTCAGTCACGGGATGCTAAGAGCTCAAGCAAGGAGCAAGAAGCGGGGGTCCTGGCCATGGAGGCACTTCACAGGCAGGTTCTTCCTTTCCTACTGCGGCGAGTCAAGGAAGATGTTCTGAAGGATTTGCCTCCCAAGATTACTCAG GATTATTACTGTGATCTAAGTCCTTTGCAACAACAGTTGTATGAGGACTTTGCTCGTACACAAGCCAACCAGGATATTAACGATGCACTCAGAAGTACAGACCAAGAGAAAGAAGTTGGAAACAAGCCTCATAGTCATATATTCCAG GCACTCCAGTATTTAAGAAAAGTATGCAACCACCCGAAGCTGGTACTAAAGCCACAACATCCTGAGTATGAGCGGGTAACAGCCCAGCTCAAGGAATGTAGCTCCTCGCTGTCAGATGTAACACATTCTGCAAAATTGCCTGCTCTGAA ACAGTTGCTTCTGGATTGTGGCATTGGTGCTGGTGGAGGGACAGAGACTGAAGTCGTCGTGTCACCTCATCGAGCACTCATTTTCTGTCAGCTGAAGGGCATGTTAGATATAATTGAAGATGATTTACTAAA GCGACACTTGCCAAGTGTGACATACTTGAGACTCGATGGCTCAGTCCCAGCAGGATCCAGACATGCCCTTGTACAGCGGTTCAATGCAGATCCCTCCATTGATCTACTGCTGCTCACAACACAAGTGGGAGGTCTGGGACTCAATCTGATAGGGGCTGATACT GTCATCTTTGTTGAGCATGACTGGAATCCAATGAGGGATCTACAGGCCATGGATCGTGCTCATCGAATTGGTCAAAAACGTGTTGTCAATGTATACCGCCTTATCACAAGAGGAACCCTTGAGGAGAAGATTATGGG ATTACAGAAATTTAAGATGATGACAGCAAATACAGTGATCAGCCATGAGAATTCTAGTCTGCTTAGCATGGCCACCAATCAG CTGCTAGATCTGTTCACTCTTGATTCTGGCGGAAAGGCTGAGGCACAAAACAGAGGTGATGACACAGGTAGCACTCAGGGTCTTGGAGTTGGCTGCACTGGAGCAAAGGCAGTGCTGGAGAATCTGCCAGAGCTTTGGGACGAAGACCAATATCAAAGTGAATATGAACTCACAGCATTTATGAAATCCCTTAAAAAGTGA